The genome window ggagagtggagagagaAAGGTCCTAGAAATCTGAGACGGCAAGCGAAAGAGAGGGTGAGAGAGAGGGTAAGAGAGAGTAGGATATTGAAGAGGCGCCGAGATGTATGAGGCTGTGGCCGTGAGGAAGGTTCTCGATCTTTTAGGGTTTTCAATTAGGGCTTTCAGGGACCTGAAGACCGCCATTACTGAAACattttttgaagaaaaggaTAGCCAAGACTTAGCAgtaaatttgggttttgcagGGGCTTAGCGGTCTGTATGTATGACATGTCACACGTGCATGGCTCTCTCTTGTCTTTACACTTGGAATTTCCccaattcttttatttattatttcaatttttcatgGGCTAGGCTACTTGTAATAATGGATCCATAGAACTCAAGTTCCATAAGAGTTTGGGTTGTAATATGAGCTACAAACCCATTGCGATCAATTATAATTTTCACATCCGAAActgaattgaaattttttggtggtaagcaaaattagaaaaaaaaatttatagaaaaaaaaatttaacatacAAAAGTTAAAAGTTACGAGATAAGTGTGATGACGTGGTATGATAATCTTATTCGAATTTTCTTCAAAGAATAGAAGTTAACTTGATTTAAGCTTAACAAAAACGTATCGTAGGGAGCGCGTTATGTTGTAGCCGACAGCTCAACTTAATggtttaattttgtaaaaaaaaccaagtagAACTAATATTAACGCTGCTATATAAAACTTGTTGTAACATGCCAACGCATACGTAGTAACAACTTGTTACTGGTCTTTTAACAATGTTGGCTTCAAGTCCAAGATTTTCTTGATTTGTTTGTTGCCATTTCCATGGACTATCTGAGAGGGTTTGCAGAAAAAGTAACGTTTCTGCCGCCGGAGGCAGAGGCGCCAGGGAGGAGAGAAAAGATGAGCTGCTTCTCTTGTTGCAAACGGGTGGATGAGCCTGAAGAATCTGTAAGGAATACCAGAACAGGGAGGACATATTCTAATTCTAGTGGCGGGAGGAGATTGACCGCCCTTATTGCAACTTTCTCTATTAAGTCAGGTAGGATGGTGGCAAGAAAAGCTattcattcattttgtttcAGTCTTGATTAATGAAATGCAGAGGTTTGGTGGGATTTGATCTGTTCAAGTTGTGTTTACAAATATCTTTTTGTTTAAAGTTTGGTTTGCTAATTATGAATTAAGGTTGGATGATCATATATTTGCTTTGAAACACATCAATACAAGTTGCaaagaaatttatatatagGAAAATGATCTGACATAGAGACCAGGCTTCCTTGGTGAACTTTTTGTGGACATCTCTTATATGGCAGGCATGTGATGAATATGCAGGTAGCAGCCAATGTAGGAATTTGCACAAAGTGATACTTAAGACTGGACATGCAAAAAAATCTGCTCAGCTCTTTACATATCAGGAATTAGCTGCTGCAACTGATAACTTCAATCCTGATTCTCTGGTGGGAGAAGGTGGATTTGGGAAGGTGTACAAAGGACACATAGACAGCATCAAACaagtatctctctctctctctctctctctctctctctctctctctctctctctctctctcatgtgcTGATAATTGTAAGAAggtcttgcaatttatatttttgattTGTTCCTTTCAGGTTGTGGCCGTGAAGCAACTGGACAGGAAAGGATTGCAAGGGGGTAGAGAGTTCTGTTCTGAAGTTATCATGTTGAGTTTGGTTCAACACCCAAACCTCGTCAATCTGATTGGCTACTGTGCAGAAGGAGACCAGAAAATTTTAGTGTATGAATTCATGGCCAATGGTTCTTTGGAGAATCACTTTCTAGGTATGGAAAAAAACTAATTTGGACCTAAAAGTTTCATATAGTGATGGGCTACTTTTGTGCAACCAAACTGAAtgtacattttctttttgtttagatCTATCTCCAAATAGAGAGCCTCTTGATTGGTATACCAGGATGAAAATAGCTGAAGGAGCAGCTAGAGGACTTGAGTACCTGCATGAGACTGCCAATCCACCGGTGATTTATCGCGACTTCAAAGCATCTAATATACTGTTAGATGACAAATTCAGTCCTAAGCTCTCTGATTTTGGACTTGCTAAGTTAGGTCCAACCGGAGACAAGGACCATGTGTCTACAAGGGTGATGGGAACTTATGGCTATTGTGCACCAGAGTATGCTTCAACAGGACAGCTGACAACCATGTCTGATGTATACAGCTTCGGCGTTGTATTTCTGGAGTTAATCACGGGAAGGAGAGCTATTGATGATAGAAGGCCAGTTAGAGAACAGAACCTAGTCAGTTGGGTATGTTAACACTCATGAATTAGCAAGGCCAATGTTAAAAGGACAGAAGaatcatatatataagacTACATGTTCTTTGCAACATTAATTAATACTGATCCTCTTTGTTCATCATGCAGGCAAAGCCAATGTTAATGGACAGAATAAACTATGCATCAATGGCTGACCCGTTGCTTGGAGGGAAATTTCCGGTAAAGGGTTTGAATCAAGCTGTTGCAATTGCAGCAATGTGTCTCAATGAGGAAGCTGACTGCCGACCTTCAATGGGTGATGTTGTAACTGCCCTTGAGCATCTATCCTTGCCAATATATGATGAACTGGATGCCAAGGGTGCATCAGGAAACAATGGTGGGCATGTTGAAtcagtaaaaagaaaaagttttaaaGGAGACCGAGAGCTATAGCAATTTGCCTCAAGGTGCAAGCTGAAGAGGGTGCATTTCAGATTCAAGCTGAATCTTATTTCCATTACTAACTATGGGGatcttttatttgtattttcctGTACCTATTATAATTAGCTTGTTCAATTGATAAAGCTGAATCTGTAGTTTGTATATATAATCCATTCCCTGTACCCAAAATGgttgacaaaagaaaagaaaaaaaatcaaattctaaGAGATCATGTATCAGTTTTGCACTAGTGGACTGAAATCAAAAGCCTTTTGTCCACTTTAAATTCTATTACTTCGTAAGTTCGCTGCTCTTCTAGAATCTAGATCAATCCACAAACCACATAATCCAACTCCTATTTTATCAGACTAAGACCAACTCCTATAACAGAGTACTTAGGAAACAagatgcagtttctggttacCTTGCCCACTATATCCAGTTGCTCTCTCTGGCAGCATGTCCATCCCAATTCccatgaaaaaggaaaaaaataaaaaaaagggaaaataaaagtattatCAGAGAGACTATGGCAAGAGAGAGTTTTGAGTTTCATTGAATGTATGTCGTGAACTGGCAAAATGGTATATAAAGCTCAAAAAACATTGTCAGCACCTCTTTGAGAAGATGGTCTAACTTAAATTCTCAAGTTGTTCATGTCATCCTTGAGGATCCTGTAATTAAACCCAGGAATGCCATTTAGCCGATTGGTTTCTGCAACTTTTGTAGCGGAGCATATGCTTGATAAGAATCTTCTGctgcttctcttcttccttttccagGTCATTATCAAGAACCAGAAGCTAGGCTTGCTCGAATGAGTGCAACTGCTGGAAGTCATGTCAACTATTTGTCCCTGAGGCTTCCTCGAGCTTGAGTTTCCACACGGCCGGTCGAGCTCAAGATTGGTGAAATACTCGATCTCCTTCCTGACAAGCGAACCTACAGTGCCTCGCGTGCCTATTGCAATTGGAGCTGGTGCAGCCATTGTATTTGTTACAGGGAACTTGATTTCTGTTGTGTTGCTGGCTTTATActgcatatttttttaaaggtgtAAAGTGATGTAAGAAGCTTCAGGGTGAAGAAAGTGGTGTTCTTGGGGGTCTTTTTCATGAGACTTGAGGGAAAGTTTGCTTCAAATTTGGATAatcttttctttgatttttataaaactctTTTAATGCAGTGCTTTTGGTAAAGTGGACAGCATGAGAATTTCCATAATTGGTGTTTCGGTTAGGACATGGGTCATCATATTATCCCGGTGGTTGCAATAAAAGCATGCATAATCTCCGGATTAATTTTTTACCCTTTCGATTCACTTGAAACTGTAGGGTTCAGTTCACTATCATGGTAGTAGGGCCAAAACAAGCATCTGAAAAGTTAAAAGAATGCTTTTGTGTGTCATTTCTTAAAAGATTCTAGAGAgagtaaaagagagagagatgaagttTTGACTCCCTTGTTTGTTGCTTTGAGTGGTATTTAAGTCTCAGGTGGGTATATATCTTTATTTGCTTTCATTTGCTTTTTTCTATTGTTAATTATTCGGCTGCTGGCTGCATGAGAGAAGTTGAATGATGCATGCAACTGGTAAACGCAGATAACTTTCTTATATAAAATATGCGCGGCTTCAAGCAATTGATTAAACTCACAAAGGCAGTGAAGTGACAAAAATCATTTGTTGCAGTTGGTAAGTTGGTAATGGAATAGGATAGGAGGGCCCTGTGAAATTCTTAAAAATTGAATGGTGATTGGTCCAATTGTGATCTTATTCTGAAGCCAAAGTTGATCCActgaattgaaaattgaagtgTATTATTAAAGGTTGAACGAACGCCATACCCATCAATAGAACAGAATGAGAGCTTTCATATTAAATGGTGCTCAAATGACACTTGACTTGGCCAACATTatcaaatttgtttgtttctttttgctttcattgggtttttgtttttcttttccaggcACCATCCTCCCTCCTCAACTAACAACACCAAGGTTGAGTTGATAAAACATTAAATGGACGTTTCAACAAAACTAAACTTTCATGCTAATGTCCTTAACATCTACCCTACCCTAACAATTAATCAGCAAAATGCTTTACCAACTCTTCAAGTTAATAATAGGTTGATTGCAGCCGCGTAGTTTCTACTTAGGAAGCAGTAAGTAAATATGGTCAACTACGTACACCGGCACGGCACATACTAAGGAAACATAAAAGTTGTTAAGAGTAGAAATGAAAGTTTGGCAAAAACAACTATAAGAAAGGGAAATGAGAACATTTGagaccatatatatatatatatatatgtatatatgaatatattaTAGATGCAGAACACCACACACGTTAAAtaaacaacatttcatttttcttctctgtttgTAAGCCTCAAAATTGGAAGTTCCCTCTTATTTCTTAACATTCACCAGCTCCTCTATGTTCttattctctcttttctatttttcctatgccttttgttttcatttttcattttcctgtATGAGATATAGTTAGCAATCTAGTATACCCGGAAGATGGCAGGAATACCTCAACTTCCGATGTGAGGCAAGTGCATGTCGTAGAGAAACATCCACACTCGCACCCTCTCGAAACAGTGAATCATacaattgacaaacaaattGTGACACTtcttcctcatcatcatcccaAAAACCCGTAGAGGGGTCCCCGTTTTCACTATCTTCCCAATCACTCACCGGACTACTAGGCTCAGCCTCCTCATCTTCAATGTCATCTTCGGCCTCTTCCTCACCAATCTCAAACTTCCCATTTTCAAACGCACTGAACTCTGCAGATCCGTGGAGTGTTGTCAGCTGTGATTCTGGGGGCTGACCTGAAGAGCATATAACAGCTTTGGCACCAGAGTCTAAAAAAGACTTAACCAAGGTTGGAGTAGGCCCATATGTCCCTGTGCAAATAATGATCCTGTCCCTCCAAGCTCCAACCTATAGTTATTTAAAGGCATAAAACATCAATTCTATTAGTCAGGTCATGCGATGCATATTTTAAATAACAAAGAGAAAATGCTTCACATAAATAGAGATGGAAGTGTACCATCCAACGAACATCATCAGGTGATAAATGGATAGAAGGTACAGTTCTACGAAACAAATATGCTCCAATTTCTTGGCCATCTTCCATAACCTTAAAGAATGCCATCATACAACAGAACCAGAGTTAATAGTTATAAGTAACTTCCAATAAGTAGCCAAAACTATGGTTTTAATGCTAAAGGGAGCATACTTGGGTTTGGCGTCCCATATAACGGTGAACAATGCCTCCAATTTGGAAGTATGGTCTACAAGCAACCAAATCAGAAACAGTTGAAATATTGGAGAGAGATGATGCAGCCTTCCTGCAGCGGTTTCGCATCACCGATATCAAACTCGATTTAACACTCTGCAGAAACTTATCTGCAAGCTCTCCAGGTTCAGCAACCACAAATACATCATTCTGCCaactacaaaaataaatagcCGTTAAATGCTAACTTCAACTGAAATAACATCAACTTGTAATTATAACAAATCAACCAGCAGCATCTTGACCTTAATATCGAGCCAAGTGAGTCATTCTGAAGGGCCAAATGTACAATGCCCACTTGGGGCGAATTCTGCAACTTCTCATGCAATGACTGGACAGGTAAAGAAAGCTGTCTAGGTCCTGCAGGAGACTCGGGTGGTGACGCGGCTCCCTTTCCAGATTGACCATCTAAGCTTAAAGGTGGGACCATATCAATTCGGCCAGCCCTCTGTGGGCCAAAATCAGGACTGTAGAAAAGTGGGCTTGATGGGATGCTTGCAGGAAACAAAGGTGAAGCAAATGGTGTTGGGAACGTTGTTGCCGGCACCGTTTTCACAAATCCTGATATCCCTTGCATTAGGGATAATCGTATTCCATTACGGGCACAAAATGACTCAAGTGCATGAGCATGGTTAGAAGATCGACCAGAATTGGGGCTATGTGAAGCTTCAACAAGTAGTACATTACGCCTCCAACCTAGAGATGGGCCTTTTTCATCTACTAGATCAAAGTACAAATTGAACTTAGGTTCTTGTAAAATGTGTAAAAAACCTAAAATGCATAGAgataaattgaagaaaaatgtcAGTATCAATACCCTCATTTGATGCCTTTGACTTGGGGAAATGTTGAGATCTCAAATTCTCGGACCACTTCTCATCATGTTGGAAAGGCATAAGTAGTCTCTCACAGGCATCCTTAAATGCATGAGAGTTTTTCTGAATATATTCCTCAACTGCAGCTTCCAATTTCAACCAGATCGCTGGATCAGTCTCATCCAATTCCATATCACACCGTTCATCAACTGCAGGGGAAAACATAGATGTGCTGATTCAGAATTAGTTCTTTCACTAAAAATCCACCTtagagaaaaagttaacaGATGGAAACAAAAGTAGTTAAGGTTGCTTTTCTGCGCGAGGGTCAAGATTTCTGACATTTCATGCTCATCTAGACATATTACTTCAGAATCAACACATACCTGGATTAAACCGAAAATATTGCATTCCAGGGAGCATGGGTAGCAATGTACTTAAAGCCTCCTCCACCCGTTCCACAGAGCATGCACTTTCTATCAATACTTGCCCAGTATCCAGATAACGCCAACCACCTTTTCGCACCTACACTAGCAGATTTCGTATGAATCTATAAAGCAGAGTAATCACTCTTAAATGCCGTCCAATCTATTCTGGAACATTTTGCAACTACAATGTTATTAACTTGTTTTTCAGTTAGCCCATCAAAATTAGTAGCTCTGCATTTCCTGGGATTCCTAGACAATAAGACCAGAATTTCACAACTGATTCTAACAACAAAAGTTACGGTTTACCTTTGTTGGAACAGAACCACAGCCAATGGAAACCAGGCAGTCAATTCTTGTGTCAGGCCATAAAAGTTGTGCTTCTCTAATGGAAAAAATTGTAGGATTGTTTGCCACTATTGCACCATCTTGCCACCGGTTTACATCTATAGAAATGGTAGGATATAAACATTAAAGGATATTAAAACCAAGAAAGAGGTAATATCCACGTGCTCACCTTAATCATTAAGATCCTAATGACAAGAATATTTCCACAAGTGCATGAGAGATTACCATCGGAGAAATCATCAAGATAATATGGAGCTGCAGACGATGCTCTTATAGCTTGCCATACTTGATGTTTACAACTTCCAATAAAAGCACTGTGTCTATAGCCAAGTTCAGCACCCACAGTAGGTGATCCTTGCACAGTGATTCCTGAACTCTCTGAAACTGCAAGAGGCACTTCTAGTGTTCCCGCCGGGTACTACAAATTGAGTACAACATACCAGGTAAAAATTTCAACGGTGAAGTGATGATGTTTGCAGAAAGGAACTACTAGTCTCAAACCTGGTAGTTCCGGAATAAGAAAGGCTGAGCTGGCATCACGCTCACCAAAGTTGATACGACAAAAACTTTGGGAATATTTTTTACTGCGGACTCTATTAATAGATCTCCATCCTCATCTGCACACATTTCCTTCAACAACCTCTCAAAGTGATCTGCACTATGCTGCAAGACAATATGTTAAAGATATCCTTTCAGAACTCAAAGGACATGGTCAACAGCAACATATaaagaaattattaatttcatGTGTAGGCTTGTATCAACTATATGCTTTGCTTCACTAAGATTCCACTCCTTTTACAAT of Prunus dulcis chromosome 4, ALMONDv2, whole genome shotgun sequence contains these proteins:
- the LOC117624142 gene encoding probable serine/threonine-protein kinase PBL23 — its product is MDYLRGFAEKVTFLPPEAEAPGRREKMSCFSCCKRVDEPEESVRNTRTGRTYSNSSGGRRLTALIATFSIKSGSSQCRNLHKVILKTGHAKKSAQLFTYQELAAATDNFNPDSLVGEGGFGKVYKGHIDSIKQVVAVKQLDRKGLQGGREFCSEVIMLSLVQHPNLVNLIGYCAEGDQKILVYEFMANGSLENHFLDLSPNREPLDWYTRMKIAEGAARGLEYLHETANPPVIYRDFKASNILLDDKFSPKLSDFGLAKLGPTGDKDHVSTRVMGTYGYCAPEYASTGQLTTMSDVYSFGVVFLELITGRRAIDDRRPVREQNLVSWAKPMLMDRINYASMADPLLGGKFPVKGLNQAVAIAAMCLNEEADCRPSMGDVVTALEHLSLPIYDELDAKGASGNNGGHVESVKRKSFKGDREL
- the LOC117625105 gene encoding phospholipase A I isoform X2, translating into MSWGLGWKRPSEIFHLTLTYGTEGPPENFNRTSSSSSSSIVSQDQELGFRIDLDWSAGDDEEQVALRLQSQLMVALPMPQDTVVVELRTEESEEAEEANVGVDMRVVRRREPLRAVTMTKAAGSGQQSDGTGVLTRLLRSNFTSSMPAVSDGVAACGVHWQCVTVVNLGGCGLSVLPVELTRLPLLEKLYLDNNKLSLLPSELGELKTLKVLRVDYNMLVSVPVELRQCVGLVELSLEHNKLIRPLLDFRAMAELRVLRLFGNPLEFLPEILPLHKLHHLSLANIRIVADDNLRSVNVQIEMENSSYFGASRHKLSAFFSLIFRFSSCHHPLLASALAKIMQDEGNRVVVGKDENAVRQLISMISSDNHHVVEQACSALSSLAADVSVAMQLMKSDIMQPIETVLKSVPQGEVISVLQVVVKLAFASDAVAQKMLTKDVLKSLKVLCAHKTPEVQRLALLAVGNLAFCLENRRLLVTSESLCELLMRLMAAPDPRVHKAAARALAILGENGNLRRAIRGRQVPKQGLRILSMDGGGMKGLATVQILKAIEKGTGKQIHELFDLICGTSTGGMLAVALGIKLMSLDQCEEIYKNLGKLVFAEPAPKDNEAATWREKLDQLYKSSSQSFRVVVHGSKHSADHFERLLKEMCADEDGDLLIESAVKNIPKVFVVSTLVSVMPAQPFLFRNYQYPAGTLEVPLAVSESSGITVQGSPTVGAELGYRHSAFIGSCKHQVWQAIRASSAAPYYLDDFSDDVNRWQDGAIVANNPTIFSIREAQLLWPDTRIDCLVSIGCGSVPTKVRKGGWRYLDTGQVLIESACSVERVEEALSTLLPMLPGMQYFRFNPVDERCDMELDETDPAIWLKLEAAVEEYIQKNSHAFKDACERLLMPFQHDEKWSENLRSQHFPKSKASNEDEKGPSLGWRRNVLLVEASHSPNSGRSSNHAHALESFCARNGIRLSLMQGISGFVKTVPATTFPTPFASPLFPASIPSSPLFYSPDFGPQRAGRIDMVPPLSLDGQSGKGAASPPESPAGPRQLSLPVQSLHEKLQNSPQVGIVHLALQNDSLGSILSWQNDVFVVAEPGELADKFLQSVKSSLISVMRNRCRKAASSLSNISTVSDLVACRPYFQIGGIVHRYMGRQTQVMEDGQEIGAYLFRRTVPSIHLSPDDVRWMVGAWRDRIIICTGTYGPTPTLVKSFLDSGAKAVICSSGQPPESQLTTLHGSAEFSAFENGKFEIGEEEAEDDIEDEEAEPSSPVSDWEDSENGDPSTGFWDDDEEEVSQFVCQLYDSLFREGASVDVSLRHALASHRKLRYSCHLPGILDC
- the LOC117625105 gene encoding phospholipase A I isoform X3 encodes the protein MAELRVLRLFGNPLEFLPEILPLHKLHHLSLANIRIVADDNLRSVNVQIEMENSSYFGASRHKLSAFFSLIFRFSSCHHPLLASALAKIMQDEGNRVVVGKDENAVRQLISMISSDNHHVVEQACSALSSLAADVSVAMQLMKSDIMQPIETVLKSVPQGEVISVLQVVVKLAFASDAVAQKMLTKDVLKSLKVLCAHKTPEVQRLALLAVGNLAFCLENRRLLVTSESLCELLMRLMAAPDPRVHKAAARALAILGENGNLRRAIRGRQVPKQGLRILSMDGGGMKGLATVQILKAIEKGTGKQIHELFDLICGTSTGGMLAVALGIKLMSLDQCEEIYKNLGKLVFAEPAPKDNEAATWREKLDQLYKSSSQSFRVVVHGSKHSADHFERLLKEMCADEDGDLLIESAVKNIPKVFVVSTLVSVMPAQPFLFRNYQYPAGTLEVPLAVSESSGITVQGSPTVGAELGYRHSAFIGSCKHQVWQAIRASSAAPYYLDDFSDDVNRWQDGAIVANNPTIFSIREAQLLWPDTRIDCLVSIGCGSVPTKVRKGGWRYLDTGQVLIESACSVERVEEALSTLLPMLPGMQYFRFNPVDERCDMELDETDPAIWLKLEAAVEEYIQKNSHAFKDACERLLMPFQHDEKWSENLRSQHFPKSKASNEVDEKGPSLGWRRNVLLVEASHSPNSGRSSNHAHALESFCARNGIRLSLMQGISGFVKTVPATTFPTPFASPLFPASIPSSPLFYSPDFGPQRAGRIDMVPPLSLDGQSGKGAASPPESPAGPRQLSLPVQSLHEKLQNSPQVGIVHLALQNDSLGSILSWQNDVFVVAEPGELADKFLQSVKSSLISVMRNRCRKAASSLSNISTVSDLVACRPYFQIGGIVHRYMGRQTQVMEDGQEIGAYLFRRTVPSIHLSPDDVRWMVGAWRDRIIICTGTYGPTPTLVKSFLDSGAKAVICSSGQPPESQLTTLHGSAEFSAFENGKFEIGEEEAEDDIEDEEAEPSSPVSDWEDSENGDPSTGFWDDDEEEVSQFVCQLYDSLFREGASVDVSLRHALASHRKLRYSCHLPGILDC
- the LOC117625105 gene encoding phospholipase A I isoform X1; protein product: MSWGLGWKRPSEIFHLTLTYGTEGPPENFNRTSSSSSSSIVSQDQELGFRIDLDWSAGDDEEQVALRLQSQLMVALPMPQDTVVVELRTEESEEAEEANVGVDMRVVRRREPLRAVTMTKAAGSGQQSDGTGVLTRLLRSNFTSSMPAVSDGVAACGVHWQCVTVVNLGGCGLSVLPVELTRLPLLEKLYLDNNKLSLLPSELGELKTLKVLRVDYNMLVSVPVELRQCVGLVELSLEHNKLIRPLLDFRAMAELRVLRLFGNPLEFLPEILPLHKLHHLSLANIRIVADDNLRSVNVQIEMENSSYFGASRHKLSAFFSLIFRFSSCHHPLLASALAKIMQDEGNRVVVGKDENAVRQLISMISSDNHHVVEQACSALSSLAADVSVAMQLMKSDIMQPIETVLKSVPQGEVISVLQVVVKLAFASDAVAQKMLTKDVLKSLKVLCAHKTPEVQRLALLAVGNLAFCLENRRLLVTSESLCELLMRLMAAPDPRVHKAAARALAILGENGNLRRAIRGRQVPKQGLRILSMDGGGMKGLATVQILKAIEKGTGKQIHELFDLICGTSTGGMLAVALGIKLMSLDQCEEIYKNLGKLVFAEPAPKDNEAATWREKLDQLYKSSSQSFRVVVHGSKHSADHFERLLKEMCADEDGDLLIESAVKNIPKVFVVSTLVSVMPAQPFLFRNYQYPAGTLEVPLAVSESSGITVQGSPTVGAELGYRHSAFIGSCKHQVWQAIRASSAAPYYLDDFSDDVNRWQDGAIVANNPTIFSIREAQLLWPDTRIDCLVSIGCGSVPTKVRKGGWRYLDTGQVLIESACSVERVEEALSTLLPMLPGMQYFRFNPVDERCDMELDETDPAIWLKLEAAVEEYIQKNSHAFKDACERLLMPFQHDEKWSENLRSQHFPKSKASNEVDEKGPSLGWRRNVLLVEASHSPNSGRSSNHAHALESFCARNGIRLSLMQGISGFVKTVPATTFPTPFASPLFPASIPSSPLFYSPDFGPQRAGRIDMVPPLSLDGQSGKGAASPPESPAGPRQLSLPVQSLHEKLQNSPQVGIVHLALQNDSLGSILSWQNDVFVVAEPGELADKFLQSVKSSLISVMRNRCRKAASSLSNISTVSDLVACRPYFQIGGIVHRYMGRQTQVMEDGQEIGAYLFRRTVPSIHLSPDDVRWMVGAWRDRIIICTGTYGPTPTLVKSFLDSGAKAVICSSGQPPESQLTTLHGSAEFSAFENGKFEIGEEEAEDDIEDEEAEPSSPVSDWEDSENGDPSTGFWDDDEEEVSQFVCQLYDSLFREGASVDVSLRHALASHRKLRYSCHLPGILDC
- the LOC117624145 gene encoding uncharacterized protein LOC117624145 — encoded protein: MAAPAPIAIGTRGTVGSLVRKEIEYFTNLELDRPCGNSSSRKPQGQIVDMTSSSCTHSSKPSFWFLIMTWKRKKRSSRRFLSSICSATKVAETNRLNGIPGFNYRILKDDMNNLRI